CTGTGTTGCCGCTGTGGCCGTCGCCGCTCCCCAGTACAGCTATGGGGTTCCTTCTGCTGAGTCTAGCGAGGAAGTCGCTGCTCCCCAGACCAGCTATGGCGCTCCTCGTGCTGCGTCCAGTGAGGAGGTCGAGTTCGTGCCAATCCTCAGGGACGACCGCGTACACGAGGAGGATGGAACTTACAACTTCGACTTCGAAGCTGCCAACGGCATCCGTTTCTCTCAGGCTGGATCCCCTGATGGTGATGAGGACGCTGTGATCAAGGCTGGAGAATACTCGTAAGTACTACTATTAATCATTTTTTAGAAGCATTTCCAATCGCTAAGAACAGAAAATCAATAATGAAGtctcatgattttttcttcttttcattctaatatattcattgttttaCAGATACACCGCACCCGACGGTACTGAAGTCCATGTCAAGTTCGTGgctgacgagaacggcttccagccccagTCCGACGTCCTCCCCGTGGCTCCCGCGTTCCCCCAcccgatccctcagttcgtcctcgaccagatcgccttcgccgccgaggaggacgccgcccgcgcccgcgccGGTGATGATTCCGACGAAGTTGCCGCCCCATCCACTCTCTACGGCCGCCCCAACTAAATTCATAATCAAacgatgtatttattttatttataagtaaAATAGAATTTATCAAGCCATTTCATGTGTCACTCACCTTAATTTCTGTAACAGtcacattttatacattttataacgtactcaatatatatatatatatatatatatatatatatatatatatatatatatatatatatacagcattatTTTCCCGTTGTTGCCACTACATTTTCATAAATTACTGTTGACCATGTACCTAACCACACTCGTAATGCAAATTCAAAATGGAAGttaaaatattcgaaaaaaactgaaaaaaaagagatgtaacGGATAGGTTTACATAGATGCTTAAAGACATGGgcctatatataaagttaaactttaaaaaaacgagTCGATGATTGTAGCCAATTGAGATGTTTTTTCTTGAAACTGCAGTAGACTGGGTCATTAATTGATTCACTGTCTCACTGTAAAAGACTTGGCTTACgatgcaaaagaaaaaatgtaagagaaaaaagtggaagatgtAATTGAGACAATTCAGTGCACTTTCTCTGTAGAGGAGAGGATTGCGGGAAAGAGTGTACATAGCGGGTCATTTTCGCATGAAATTTGACTGATCTAATGACCAAACACTTAATATcatataaagaatgataatgcgGGCAGCTCTATCTTGTCCTctattgaagataaaaataatacatgaatTCCTAGCAAAAGGCACTAATGAAGAGCCCCATACATAAAGTTTTGATACAATAAGCTTAGAGCGCAGCAATATTCAATGAGTATAGTTTGTACATTGTACAGTACGGAGAAGACATGCACTATAAAGGACTAGCAGTCAGTTGTAAATATAACAAAGAACTAAAGCCGATCAATATCCGCCACAACAAGTGTTAGATCAAAATATATGTTTCACAGACCATAGTAACTCAAGACAAAATtgagatgaaatataaaatagaattctTTATTGTTCAAAAAAACATCTGATAAGAACTCGAAACGAGGATGTTTAATGTTccttttaattttaacttttaattaTGTTTTACCAATTTTAGCAATAGGAAGAAATTTAAGTGACAAATATAACTAGATACATTAATAGTAGCAGTATCTATTTCCTCGACCTATGGGTCATTAACTGATTCACTGTCTCACTGTAAGAGACTTGGCTTacgttgcaaaagaaaaaaatgtaagagaaaaaagtggaagatgtAACTGAGACAATTCagtgcactttctctctctctctctctctctctctctctctctctctctctctctctctctctctctctctctctctctctctctctctctctctctctccttcatccattTTCCCCTTAATGCAGAACAAATATCGTTAGCAGCAGATGTTCACAAGGTACTATAATAAAGGATTAAAAATCGGTCTGAGTTAGATGCCTGCTCGTCCCGATAGAAATTGAGGCTTATACATTTCTAAGAATAATTCAGCAGGCCTTGCCTACTCATAAACACGtctttgatagagagagagaaggaggtagggagagagtgagtgaggaacagagagagagaaagagacagcgggagagagagaggtagaggattGAGGGAAAGTGTACGTAGGGGCT
The Penaeus monodon isolate SGIC_2016 chromosome 9, NSTDA_Pmon_1, whole genome shotgun sequence DNA segment above includes these coding regions:
- the LOC119576915 gene encoding cuticle protein AMP1A-like; amino-acid sequence: MKFLILACVAAVAVAAPQYSYGVPSAESSEEVAAPQTSYGAPRAASSEEVEFVPILRDDRVHEEDGTYNFDFEAANGIRFSQAGSPDGDEDAVIKAGEYSYTAPDGTEVHVKFVADENGFQPQSDVLPVAPAFPHPIPQFVLDQIAFAAEEDAARARAGDDSDEVAAPSTLYGRPN